The genomic segment CACTGTCCTCCATGGCTCTTCCAGTGTGAATGTCTTTCCAAATCTAGTTATCCAACAAACAGAATCTTCATTTGGCATTTTTATCCTAGGAAATCACATCACATCTTCTTCCACATATCACAAATTTCAGACGGCCAAATTTACAATTCAAGAATTAGATCAATATGAATCAAATACCTTCTTCGCTTGAACAAAACAAGTGATCACATCACTTGTAGTCAAATATGGCagccaccattttcaatggttaggtaacctaccatgcctaaccttgcagccatgtttgacagcagtCATGCTTGACATGGCTGACACCACCACCATCTTATGTCCACACataacaatctcccacttggacaCAACTGATGCTAGAAAAGATCtgcggaagcaagaatccagctgacatgttaaccaaaggagttactCTTGATAAACTGAAGCTGTGTAAAGCTTCAGTTGGTCTCAGAGATTAAAAGACAGATCTAGCACCATTTGtgtccaagtgggagattgttatGTGTGGACACAAGATGGTGGTGGTGCCAGCCATGTCAAGCATGACTGCTATCAAACATGGCTGCAAGGTTAGGCATGGTAGGTTACCTAACCATTAAAAATGGTGGCTGCCATATTTGACTAAAGGAGAGTGTCTCAGCTATAAATAGAGATGCTGAGTGAGAGACGAAGTGTagagagaacaagagagaaacacagagagagagctagggagagttgagttgagtagagaagaattttctcctcctccttgttttgttgtttgtattgtttctaagcttgattaatacaaaccagtagctccgtggagtaggcaagttgccgaaccacgtaaatgtGATGTgttttgagtttggatcaaacacaCTCCTTTTtaagaacaagctctgataccagttgttgggacattcaagcaatcaaaacaCATCACATTTACGTGGTTTGGAAATggaaagcaaaacaaagataaagTACATTACCAGTGATGGGTATAAGAGAATCATCGATGCCATATTTGTTGAGCTTCAAAGAAGACAATCTGTGCCAGAAACCTTCATCAGCTAAGCTATTAAAGGGTACGAAATGGAGgatagtagaagaagaagagccaCCACATCCATTTCCACTCTTTTCCTCTCGAGCCATAATGCACTCTCTCtgcttgtaaaatttatttttatatattcaactTGTTTGCTTCTCTTACACTCAGGAAACAGAGCAGCCTTGACGTTGAAAGTTCCCTTCGTCTTGGTTTAGAGTAACTTCAACAAGGAGGGAGGGAGACAGGAAGCATAAAAAACAGGGGTAAGACTATCGAAGGAGACTTCTGTTTCAGTTGGTTGTAACGACTCGTGGCGACAAAGGAGATATTAATTACTGTCGTGTTTGGATCTTCTGCGATAAGAGATATCCTTTTTAcgttctgtttttatttttattatttctttctccactaaatttattatttactcCCTCTTCTATTTATACTTttgttaacttaaaaaaaagagagtatatGTTATAGGGTAAGAAATGAATCAGTActaacaatattatttattaatttattttattttaagtgcaGTCTATTACAATAAACCTTGATTACTTTATGCTTTATATTGAGTTGACagctttattaaaaaaaatatatataattcaattattccttcaaataaattaataatccaTAATTGGATTGCCTGTAAATTAGCTttctgtgtgttttttttttaagggtaatAGTTGCgggtttaaattatattttatttaaaaatatattcaaataatatttttttatttttaaaaaattatttttgatatagaatatcaaaataatattaaactataaaaaagttaattttaaataaaaaataaaaaattaaattaattttttttaaaatacttttaaaataataaagaaacacaTATAAAGAAAGAGTTTTAAGCAACATCCATAATTACAACTACTAACATGATACCACCTCATCGGCCCAGAGGCTAGTCCCAAGTGATGGTGGGAGACACTGCTTgcaaatatcaacaaaaagaagaaataaacaaaGAGATGATACCACCTCCCATACTACTCttggcagcagcagcagcatcttTGGCATCAATCATCCAATATGTACAGCAATCAGAAAGAAGTCTTCCACATTTTGCACAAGATAATACTTGCCATCATCAACATGCACCAGCAGCAACAAGATTTTTGGCTCTTAAGAAGACGAGCTCGAGGAATCAAAGAAAGTCACCCTCCTCCTCTTGTTTGGAAGTGTTGTTGTCCTTGGTGAGTATTCTGGTGAGGCAGAACCTTTCTCCAAGACAGATGTTAGGGTTTGATGAATAGAATTTGTAAGAAGCTGTATTGCCCCAGCATCATCTAAAGCATTCTTATTTCTTCTGTTGGCGAGTACGAACTCATTCTTTAGCCGGCTTCCCAAGGTTGATATTTCTGCGCTCACCATTTTCAAAGGAAGAGCATCAATAGCGTTTCGTAAATCGGAAAGAAGCTCAGGTCGATAGTCACAGCAGATAGATGCCTTGAAATGCAAAGTCCCATCAAAATATGTCTCCACTTTTACTTCATCATCATCCATTGGAACAAGAAGACCTTTACAGGCTTCTAATGCATTCTTTTTGTGTTCTTTGACTTGACTAATGACTGCAGCAAGCAATGTGGCCTTGTCCATCTGCGATTATCAATCAAACACAGAGATAAAAGTGAGAACCAGCAATAGGAATTACCACGAATACTCATTAAATTACATGGGGTTAAGAAGAAATGGAAGCGAAACTACATGCAGTCAACCGCAAACATATACGTACTAGCAGTGACATACCAGAAAGATATGCCTTCATATGTCAATGTTACCTGAAAAAGTAAATtggttaattaagaaaaaacacgACTCATTCAGCCACTACTTTGATTTCAATCAAAGCTTATAGCTTATAGGCTAAGATAACTCTCGTCCAGAATTTTTAGTTGAAAACAGTTCAATTGACAATAAGATAAggtaaataaatgatttttctgACTTTGTTAATATTTGCAATTTCACATATGAAAATGacagaaaataaacaaagaaaaggaaaatggctCTGAAAGAAATCTTATTATATCCCCTATTGATATTGTCATGTTTTAAgcttgataatttaaaaaatagtggtTTTTCTTGTCCCAGATGTCTATTTCATGCTTGAAGTTCCAaccttaaatataaattatacgatcaagaaaaaatatcatattccagaagctaataaatataaatttaagacaTCAAACATATAAATACTCAAAAACCACCTCATGGTGGGATCCATGATACTGGAGCTGGCATAGTGCCCCACCATCCAAACGATATTGTCACTAATCACCAACCTAccagttcatatatatatacatgtccATGTGTCATATCCCTACCAACAATAGCTTTGACTCTGTGAAATATTGATTCATTTTCTAGAATCAATGTGTTTCCCCTTCTTGTTAAACAACTATAAGATCATCAGATAAAAATCTTGGTTGAAAATGGAATTTATAGGTGATAGGACCAGGGTACCAAGCCAGAATATAAATGCTGCTACACAATCTCATCAAGCCTGGCTTATTGATCATCAACACACAGCGTAGCTAATTCAATTAGAAGTATGAACATTTAGAAATAACATgttattcattcttttagtagcTTGAAGTTGCAGGTTACCAAGTTAGGATTAGAGAAACGTTCTAATTCATTAGAGAGAGAAGCAAGGCTTGCCCCAAGTTACCAGTTAATCATATCTCTTCTAATGTAGTATCTAACTATGCTCAATCCCAatctgcaattttttttttctgatgtcGGATTAAGGATCCCTACAGTTGACtttatttacaatatatatgCAGTTGACTCCTCACTGAAATAAAATCTACATGATGCTGAAGTTAGCTACTCTttcttatatgaaaaaaaaaggtccaaTAACATCATAGCAAAGGGCTATATCACATTGATGAATTCCCTTAAGCTTCATGAGGCAAGGTGAAACGGTGAGCGAGCATCACAAGTTCGGATCATCTGTCTAATTAAGCTTTATCAGGAACAATGAATATTCTCAAGCATTGTAACTGCTTGTTTGATTACGTCATGCTTATATAGTTCTTATATTTAGAGTTTATCAGgcatgaaaatgatttttttttccagcagtTCTCTAAGACCCTGTCATAGTTTTTCTGCAGTCTGGTTCGAGCCTCGTCAGTCGCCATAGAAATAGAGGGAACCTTAAAGGGAAGTTTACTGGTTTTTGGATAAGAAAGAGTCTtccttaaaaaaatccaaactaatTTAGTTGTTTAAGGTTCATAGAAGTCGAGATCCGGAGGTGTTTGTTTCTGCTAGTGACATGAGTACTGTCCTCCCTATCATGCCTTTAGAATCAAATTATTCAATCTTTAGATTTCGTCAAGTCCAAACTTCTAccagaaaacaaagagaaaaaccaGTACTTGGTTTATGATCAATCGGGAATTTATCCTTCAATCAATTAATGATAAAAGGCATGAACACCAGCCAAAATCAATCTAATTAAACTAACGAAGCAGTTTTGAGAAATAATTATAGCAAAAAGTCAATAAACATGCAACAAAACATTCAAGCGGATGATTCAAAATGAAGTGGTACAGTATAAACATATTAAGATAATTGATCTTGaccaagagaaaaataattgacaaaaactaaaaacagtGAGGCAACATATGCAAACCTTTTCAGTGCAGGGCACAAGACCGCGAAGAGTAGCATAATGAGCATTgatcctctctctcctcctcctctcggCCTCGCTATGGCTCTTCAAAGCTGCGAAAGCCTTGGCCTCAGATATCCCCATCTTCCCAATTCTCGCAGGTGCTTTTAATAGTTCTCCCTTCTCAGCATCCAACATCAAAGCTTGCGATACCATCTTCCTCCTCCCGAAACATCACCAAAAACCCTCTAAACTACGCGGAAACGGATCTAACGTGTTGATATAACCAGACCCGGATAAAGAGTTAAGAGTTACACTAGTAGTCAACCGTTGGAAACAGAAGCATGTTCTTGAATgtttataaatatgtttgtGGTGTACTATAAGTCTAGTCTATGAGCCAAAAGTGCAGAATGGTAGGCCTGGAGGTCGAGTTGTTGGAGCAAACCAGAAAGAATGATTTTGGAGAGAGAAGTTTTGTTGTTTAACAGCTGTGTTGGtgaattttgttgttgttttagcTATGATCATGAATTCCATAACGGAAAAGGGACAAGTTTTGGTTTGGAAGGACAACGAGAtatgttaaaagaaaatatccACATTTTCTTCCTGATAGTCATGAATAGCATTATTTCTTCGGTACATGTGTTACTTTCTTTGGAAACTGGAGCTCAAtttgttagagagagagagagagagagagagagttcctGGGATttcaatgaatatatatatacaggctGATACTTGACTGGTGCTTTGAcatgtcataattttttttaaggtatatGGTacattttcatatgttttttttataaaaatataaatcagaaaacttatgaaaatataagattaaacaaattgataataaaaaaattgaaaaaattaaaagaagaatatagatcaaaatatttaatcctgtaaaatgagatatttatttgtttatatctACTAAATTTGTATATTAAGATCAATAaaagacaattaaaataaaaatacatacaaaattgatttattaaaatacaagaaaaaaattatacaagacTGTATCtattagaaatattatgttagaataaatattttttatataaaataaagctcatctatatataatttaaaaaaatcttcaaaaattaaattcaagcaaaataattttttttaaaaaaacattcattcaACAAAAACCTGCAAAACATGTAGTCTAAGTTATGAGACCAAAATAAACCAATACAAATGAAATCGAAGGTAACCATGAaaccaatctttttttaaaaaatgatgtagaatgataaaatcataaaagaaaatgagaaaaaaaaatctagaattgCAGTAACTTTTCAAACCTGTTACCTTTGTCATTAGATCTAAagcaccacaaaaaaaaaattatgatgttcaatccccaacaaatcaattgtcgaaagatgaaattgaaaaacaaaaccaattacataaaaaattataattaaaagaatgagattgaaaatcaaaataaaaaataaattagtgggcataaaaataataaattgggggattaaattgaaaagagaaaaactttaacaaaagaaaaaagaaatcaaaagaatgagggctaaattgaaaaaaaataaaacaatacaaaatttgattaaataatgaaataaaaaacataaaaaatcttttataaaaggttcaatgatgaaaataaataataaaaaacataataactgaaattgaaaaatcaaaagaaaaaaggacaaacatgcacttttttctgaaagagagaaagaaaaaagaaaaaatgactgTCAGTGACAAACTACCCATCATTCACCACCACACGTCATGTCATCACGAAAAGAACATGATGAGGCTTTTAAAGACACgaagaaaagacatgtttggCCGCCGGATGGTGTCGCACGCGCGACCCACGTGCTAGCATGTAATGCGCATGCATTTAgagcttttaaataaaaaaaatattttttcaatttaaaatagaaaaatgcccACCATGAGCCTATgaattacaaatatatatatatatatatatatatatatatgaaaggacACAGGTGTCCCTAGATGcatgccttgtttttttttttcttttctaaagataaaagtgtatttttattgtatttgaagaagcgaaaaaccaaaaaaactcttGGTCAAGAActctaattttttctaattttagaggtaaataagtatttttattgttttaaagttttttaaaagactAAATAACTCCTGGACAatagttttagattttgttgaaCTTAGGGGTAAATTCATTATattattgtgaaaaaattaaaaatgactaaaataatcttgaacaatcttttaatgataaatgaacctttaaaaaagatcaaattacgTACCCTCACCTTTAAGACTTCTATTTTTTCACTCAAtggcaaaataataattttattgtagtaATTCATATTGAACCGTCTCTATAGCTacagtaaaaaaactaataccCTGTATATTTTCTGTTATATATTGGAAGAGAAAGAGATAGAGACTTGAAGGAAATGAAGTTCATAGGGTTTGTTTTTATTGGAATGGGGACGGAGGGGAGCCAAATCAACACGAGGGTATTTAGAATTgtgattttcattattttttaaaatattttttacttgtaattatattaaaataatatatttttattttttaaaaattatttttgatataatttaaaaatattaatttttaaaaaataaaaagctcttGAAGCTGAGTGTTATTGCATAaataaatgatttgaaaatgtgttttggaAGGGGAATCTGGTGAGCAAGCATCATACGTgtgcttttgaatttttgtcATAAATTAGCCGAAACCCTTTGAGGTATGGAAACTTCAAATCTCATCTTTACTTCATGGCAATGATCTGCTCTTCCATTTTCTTTGACAGACGCAATTCCATCCAATCATCACCTATGGGGTTTGGTAAATGTCAATTTTGTTTGCAGGTTTCTGAAATCTTCAAAGTCGGTAAGctcaaagatgaagaaattagaagaagaagaagaaacgcAACCCTAGAGTTAGAGCTACCATGACCAGAAACTTAACACGAGCTTGTATGGGCATGGTTTAAACAAGACTTCCCGATttttcaaaaaggaaaaagccaTTTTTTATTCCCCAAAAGCGAACAAATTTTTGCTAATTGGCCTTTCCCTATTAAAAAGAGTTGATTTTGCGCTGTGGAGTTCCACTGGGTGCTCTCTCTTCTGGcgttttatatatgtttgagcTACTTATTGCCTCCTGAAGTGAAGccaaaagacataaaaaaagaaaaaagaaaattgttgggGTGTGGAAGAGCTGCTCCGTCGCTTTACAAGGGCTGCTGCCGGATAAGCTGCTCTCGTCTCTGTTTGACCCCAAGATTCCAAGACTATTATTAacaattaaactaatttaacaacaaagaaaaaatggcTACCACAACGCACCATTGTTTTATTGGAAGTTTTCGAGGGGGTTTGTTGTAAGTATGGtaatagttgatttttaaaatgttttttatatatatataaatgtattaaaataatattaaaaaaataattttataaaagatttcaaattttaCTCCATCATGTTAGAAATGCAAAGTCAAATGGAGGCTTTCTTTCAAGACACTCCATGGAGATCATCAGCATCCTCATCCTCCTCTTCGGTACAGCCATAATGACACTTTAtcatatgaaataataaataaatcaccaAGGATTTTATAATAAAGTCTTATGTAATGAATTGACTAAATTAATGTAGAACAATGAGATAGTtatttgttcatatatatatcacCTGAACTCCAGTCACATTTCTTTGCTTGATTTATATCATAAGGTAGATGATAGTTGAGCGAAATTTTCAAAAGCTTTTTTTGACAAtacatttgttgtttttttcttggagttaAGAGATCCcgttgatataaatataaaatcttattaaTTTGCAATCAAATTAGGAGTAAAAGACcccagggaaaaaaaaaagtagagaaaTGAAATGGTCGATCCTATTACAAGTGTCTGTTTGGAAATGTGGTTgcgattatttttcaaagtgtttttcaggtccaaatcaaaatgatattttttttatttttttaaaattatttataagatcagcacatcaaaacgatttaaaacattaaaaaaaaataattttagcaaaaaataattttaattttttagaaatatagttTGCACTGCATTTCCAAACATTACCTAAAAATTTACTAGAGATTCTAACggtcttttcctttttttaatgtcatattttttttttcaagggttTTATCATCATTGTTCTTTACTgtcttcatattattttgatatatatggtGCACTAATGTTTGGTTTGTTTCAGTTTGTGTATGTTACACAATGTCTATAATATGGTCCTTCTACTAATTAATCTAGTAAATGATTTACATGAAtccatttataataaaaatataatttttaaaatttaaaatttaaataattttaagaaatattgtttttaaatattttttgatgtacTCACTTTTTGTCAATTTCAAAGGTAGCTTCTTatgatgaaaaggaaaaacaaattcacaTATATGAATTTTGCATATGCAAAATATGTGTGAGTTGTCGTCCAAACCTCTAAAAGGTaaggataaaagaaaacaatccattgtatgttttcttttatccaTTTCATGAGTTAAGTGTAGCTTTAGAAAAAGTTCgccaaattgtatttttattcatccatagagtatttattatatgatatttttttcttcaaagaaaatgtttgttttgtataaaatatttttccaaaaaatattttgcatgtaaaatatttttcaataataatggTGGAAAAAGAGGTGGTATtgagatggtggtggtgatggagaTCATGGtgatagtaaaataaaaataatgatgttaGAGATAATAGTGGTGGTGAAATTGAGatgaaagttaaaataatttgatgatattatattataagtAAATTTTATGGAAATTAATGAGCTGAAAATATTGgtcagtttttatataaaatattttatgaaaaaaaacacaaaacaacattttttgaaaaatatttttcaaaaataaatacaaaaaaatctaaaaaatatttttctataaactattttatagaaaaataacagaATCTAGATTTAAGCCCGTCCCTTCATTATAACTCCAAAACAATCAATTGTGTTGttaataaatgtgttttttttatagggaaCAAGTTAAAAGGTTTTACATTTCATCTTTTTCAtcaattgtatttatttatttatttatttatttatttatttttagttgattgctattaaaagaagaaacatgTTTTCTTTGTAGCTGAAAGAAAGGTTAGTTAATTTGATATGCAATAATCATGATATAACTTCAAGATCTCTTAGCCAAGTGATTAATGAAGTAAACTCCTCCACTTAATCTTAAAACTAGtgtttaagataatttattaattatgtaaatactaattagaagaaataatcataaaatttattacttGAACTTGGCAGATCATTTGGTGTTCTCTTACgattaaaatacatatttttgaacCACATATGACAAATCAGATTTTGGATGAAAAAATGCCTTTTGTTAGAGGAattactccttttcttttgtttgaataaaacaaaattatattttttaattgaaagcatcgttttttaaataaaaacttttcatgatcttgaaaacaatttttaattaaaaaaaatataaaaatcacatatcAATACTTCACATgtgattaaagattaaaaataaatcaatatggTAGAATCATATCTAAAATCTattgcaaaataataataataataatatattaattttcattgaatttttataagcACATTTTTAATCTATTGCAaaacttataatattatttaaaaaatattataaaatttgataataatctaaatattttaaagtgcatatatatatatatatatatatatatagagagagagagagagagagagagagagagagagagagagagaggtcaaGTACATGGGATTATAAAAATGGGTCCACTAGCCTAGACTAATGGAAAGAGTACCCTCATGCCTAatctttgttattattttttaatttttaaaaataaacaacacgtgattagctttttttattcattttattttaaaataaaataaataatgtatcATTTATAATAGTAGACAAAGCTTCATCTACGAGTTTAGGTTTTGACAACTAGAGAGGTGGCTTGAAAGTTCGGTTTTAGGATTCTTAGATCCAAAAAACCTTTGTTAACcgattttaacatgaaaacatattataaacACCTTAAGAGttttaataaactcatttttaatCTCAAAACATCTAgtcaaaaatatgaaattaaatggAATAGAAATTTCATTAATAACcttgatttacttttttaacgagataaaagttcaaaatcatctcaataaaacttttttcattataaaaaatcaattaacacaAATAtcagctttttttattattattgaaatgtgATCAATTGATTAGTTTCTCCTTTTTTCTCTActctctctcccttttttcAAAACCTAGGAATTGaaacgtgaaaaaaaaaaataagacctaAACAAAAAAGCCTAAAACTAAAGGGATAAAAATGGCTATAAATGAATTAATGAACAAAAAGTAACTTTTTCATGTGAATTTGAAACAAAagcctttgttttgtttttatttcatttcttcttcttttaattgttttttaaatatgaaaaattaaattttatttatcgtAATTGGCTTCAAATTCAATTGTAAAATTTTCTCATAAACCTTTAATTCTCCcgaacaaacaaaaataattgattattgatcaTAATAGGCGGTTATGCAGCCAAATGT from the Populus nigra chromosome 9, ddPopNigr1.1, whole genome shotgun sequence genome contains:
- the LOC133702579 gene encoding transcription factor bHLH30-like is translated as MVSQALMLDAEKGELLKAPARIGKMGISEAKAFAALKSHSEAERRRRERINAHYATLRGLVPCTEKMDKATLLAAVISQVKEHKKNALEACKGLLVPMDDDEVKVETYFDGTLHFKASICCDYRPELLSDLRNAIDALPLKMVSAEISTLGSRLKNEFVLANRRNKNALDDAGAIQLLTNSIHQTLTSVLEKGSASPEYSPRTTTLPNKRRRVTFFDSSSSSS